A window of Leishmania major strain Friedlin complete genome, chromosome 27 genomic DNA:
AAAGTCACGCACTCCTGCATGGGTGCGCATCACACTTCTCAACGTCGTCCCCGATGGGATCGTCGCACAGGCGGGCGGGTAGAGGGAGCCCATATGccgcctctttctccccGCGAAAACGGTCGCCTATCGCCCATGTCGTTGCACGCTCCTTCTGTTGCTACCGCGTAGACGACGCGAAAGAAACCGAGAGAACGCGACGACTGGCCAGCGTCACGCCATCCGATTAGGTGACTGGGAAGGAGGCGAGCGCGGAGGTGATGCGCAGGGTCGACGCGCACTCTCGCGTGTCACAGTACGCAACTCCTTGAAAGCCCTGTCTTTGCTTGTCGTCCTCATCTTGGCTTCGCTAATACACTGCCACAGCTGCGCAGTGTTACACGAACACGCCTAGGAAGGTGGGGAGAGGTGTCGCACCTCGCCTCTCTACGCTGTCTTCCCCTCTTCTGTAGCCAGCCAGTGAGATCACTATCCCAGTGcgctgaaaaaaaaaggtggaCAGGTATGCATAGACGACGTGCCCCCCACATGGTCGAATGGACACCCCAGATTGTGTGCGCCACGTTAGCGTCCCCCTCGCACTCATACCGGACCGGCTCCGATATTGTTCTGATGCGAATATGCTCGCATCGCACCTGCGCATGGGCTGGTCATACTGAATAAAGACGCCTTCATTCTTTTTTGACGCTCGCTGAGTTTGATGTGAGGATTAGATGCCCTTCAATCAATGCGGCATTACAGAGGTGTCATTTGGGGGGCCCCTACAGGGAAGACTCCGACGGGTCGCATTGCTGCACCCCAAGGAAGCCATCATGCGATTCTTGCGAAGTGAAAGAGATCGCCCCGGCGCGTGCATTACGCAGCTCGAAAAGACAAGACGCAGCAGACGCCTGCGAGGGGCGCTTCGAAAAGCTTCCCTACCTGGCGGGTGGAAGAGAAGCCGAGTGAAGAGAGTCGCCACCTTTTCTTGGAACGAGTTGAAGGTGATCGGGGAGTCCCAGTCCCACATCGCCTTCCATGAGCCCCGGACTCGAGCTCCAGCACACCGAAGAAAACGTGAGGATTCTCCTCACCGTctcctcggcggcgcacaaGACGCTGGCCAGTGACGTCGGGTCCGTTTGGGAATTCCAGTCCGTCTTGGGAGAGGTGAGAGCTGAGAGTGCCATACGTGGCACTGAGTTTACGAACGCCACGGAACCTCTGCCGCCGTGTAAAGCAGGCATGCATTGCTGCGGCTACTGTTGTGGCGGTTGGTCATGCGTGCAACGCAGCCGAAGGTAGTGTTGACGGAggttgggggtgggggggggagggaagtgTCGGGCAGCGCATGTAAGGGGTTCGGGGGCACCACCACGTGGCGGCCGATGCACAGTCTGTAGTCCCGCGTAGCCCCATGGTCGCGAGTGTCAGCAATCCTCCGCCGAAGGAGCACGCACAGCAGTGTTGTTCGCTCATGCGATGGAAGCGTCGGTGCAGGCAATGCACACGTGCGCTGGCCACATCGTCAGCATCTTCAGGAGGCTTGGCGACCGTCATCACGGACTCACACTAATGGACACAGCGCTCGGAGCGGATGGCAAACCAGCTCTCCTCTCAAACGGGCGAGGCTGGTGAAGCGAAGCAATGACGTGCTCCCGATACGCTGCAGCACAGaacccgccccctccctcctggTGCgttgtctgctgctgctcgcctgGAAAACGGCGAGTCGATGGCACAGAATCCAGCGTCTCGAGCCACGGTGCATTCGCCGCCTGACCGCGCTCGAAGTTTTTGGTGGCATTGCCCATATCAGGCCCCCGAAATGGGGATGGAACTTCCAACTCGATAAGTTAActgcttctccctcccacGCTCATTCTCTCCCTGATGTCATGCTAGCGAGGAGCacaacatacacacacgcacacacattcATGCGTGCGTTACAAACTCGCAGACGTCAACGTGCATGCACTTGGGTGTGAGGTAAAACTCTTCCTTCGCGAACGTACAAGGCACTAGTGAGCTTTGTCGTTGTGAGCCACGATATCGCTTGATTTAGGTCTTCAGCCGTGGCGCATCACAGGaaggcgggggtgggggggggcagtgtGAAAGTCGATTAGATTGCGAAACGGGggtgcaccagcaccacaCTCAGTGAACAGCACGCACCGGGTGCAGTGGTCGTGgtcagcgacggcggtgcggtgCTGATCTTTGCCTAGGGGAGGTAAATGCAGCTCAATCGTGACCAAGCCAGTACGTCACGTGAACAGAGAGCGAACGCACCACCCGCGCCTCTTCGTCCGCtatctcttttctctctctctctctctctctcgtccccTCTCTCCTACCCCCTCGCTTGTCGACTAGCCACCGCACAAAAACACCCACGAAAATTATCCGGAGGATTGTGCGCAGGGCAAGTCGCCGCATTCCGACTAGGCGCCACTCCCCACTCCGCTCTCTGCCGTCTGCCTGTAGGCATTAGCGGCCATTTCTCAGGTGCCAGTGCCTTCGTCGTATCACGTCTTCATTGTGCCCAGCGTTACTTTCGCCTTTTCAGCGCTTGCAATGCTGCGCTTCACGCGTGCCTCGTTCACGGGCCGCGCGATGATCTCGCGCGGTAGTCCCGAGTGGTCTCACCGCCTCGACCTCAAGAAGGGCAAGAAAACGACACTGGCGCACAAGCTCGGCACAAGCAAGCCGAACAACGCGTTGCAGTACGCGCAAATGACGTTGCACGACTTGACAGAGTGGGTCGTGGCCTACTCTCCGTGGCCGCTAACCTTTGGCCTTGCCTGCTGCGCTGTGGAGATGATGCACTCGTACTCGTCGCGCTACGACTTAGACAGATTTGGTATTGTGCCGCGCCCCTCGCCTCGTCAGGCGGAGATCATTATCGTCTCCGGTACCGTGACAAACAAGatggcaccgctgctgcgtaaCATCTACGTGCAGATGGTGAACCCAAAGTGGGTGATTTCGATGGGTAGCTGCGCCAACGGCGGTGGGTACTACCACTTCTCGTACGCCGTGCTCCGCGGCTGCGAGCGGGCGATCCCCGTCGACTTCTGGATCCCCGGCTGCCCGCCGTCCGCTGAGAGCCTTGTATTTTGTCTGCACAACTTGCAGAAGAAGATCCGCTGGCACGAGATTCAAAAATACTCGGTGCGGTAAGCAGCACagaggagaggcacacaccgaaggcgagagcgagcgacaCCCAtgcgagagggggtgggggtggagcGCTGAGGACCATGACGGGCGAAAGCGGACGCAACGCAGGCAGGCGTGCAGGCCTGAAAGGGCTATGGCAGGAGTGGGAAGGACTGGTGCCTACAGCATGCTGGAAGGTGTGGACGGTGCTGAGAATGTGTCTCCATATCGCGGAGCCTCCTCGTTTGCATGTGTGGCGCGTCTGCTCCCCTCATCCAGCTTCCGAGCTCATGCCCTCATGCCCTCATCGGTATGGGCTGCCTTTGACTTTCTCGGCGTACCTTTAGTAGTGCATTGCTCGTCAACATCGGTCGCTGCTTCTTTTCTCGTGTGCCGTGTGCCGGTGCTCTGTTGTAGATCTTCGCATGTGTATG
This region includes:
- a CDS encoding NADH-ubiquinone oxidoreductase 20 kDa subunit,mitochondrial precursor (previous protein_id=AAZ09820.1), whose protein sequence is MLRFTRASFTGRAMISRGSPEWSHRLDLKKGKKTTLAHKLGTSKPNNALQYAQMTLHDLTEWVVAYSPWPLTFGLACCAVEMMHSYSSRYDLDRFGIVPRPSPRQAEIIIVSGTVTNKMAPLLRNIYVQMVNPKWVISMGSCANGGGYYHFSYAVLRGCERAIPVDFWIPGCPPSAESLVFCLHNLQKKIRWHEIQKYSVR